Proteins from a single region of Vibrio sp. DW001:
- the pduA gene encoding propanediol utilization microcompartment protein PduA — translation MQQEALGMIETKGLTAAIEAADTMVKSANVDLVGYEKIGSGLVTVIVRGDVGAVKAATDAGAAAGANVGEIVATHVIPRPHTDVEKILPKGTK, via the coding sequence ATGCAACAAGAAGCATTAGGTATGATCGAAACGAAAGGGCTAACAGCTGCAATTGAAGCCGCTGATACGATGGTTAAGTCAGCAAATGTTGATTTAGTTGGTTACGAAAAAATTGGCTCTGGTCTAGTTACAGTTATTGTCCGTGGAGACGTAGGTGCGGTTAAAGCAGCAACAGACGCAGGCGCTGCTGCTGGTGCAAACGTGGGCGAAATAGTTGCTACACATGTTATTCCTCGCCCTCACACTGACGTAGAAAAAATCCTTCCAAAAGGAACTAAATAA
- a CDS encoding MIP/aquaporin family protein, which produces MKDSLRGQCIAEFFATGLFLFFGASCLAALKLAGAQFGLWEICIVWGMGISLAVYLAAGISGAHLNPAVTIGLWLFGNFERRRVLPYIASQTAGAFFGVAVCYFLYADLFVLYEQTNNMVRGSEDSLYLASIFSTYPQVAIPLWRAALVEVVITATLMGLIFALTDDGNGVPKGALAPLLIGLLVAVIGAATGPLTGFAMNPARDFGPKVFAFVAGWGEMSFTGGRDIPYFIIPIVAPIIGAIIGGAGYRYLITKNLAIQDVK; this is translated from the coding sequence ATGAAAGATTCATTGAGAGGGCAGTGTATTGCGGAGTTCTTCGCTACTGGGCTGTTCTTATTTTTTGGCGCATCATGTCTGGCTGCCCTTAAGTTGGCAGGTGCACAATTTGGGTTATGGGAAATTTGTATCGTTTGGGGGATGGGCATTTCGTTAGCGGTTTATTTAGCGGCTGGTATTTCTGGAGCGCACCTAAATCCTGCGGTAACAATTGGTTTGTGGCTTTTTGGGAACTTTGAAAGACGTAGGGTGTTGCCTTATATAGCATCACAAACTGCAGGCGCATTTTTTGGTGTTGCTGTTTGTTATTTTCTCTATGCCGACTTGTTTGTGTTGTATGAGCAAACTAATAATATGGTCCGTGGAAGTGAAGACAGTTTGTACTTAGCGAGCATTTTTTCTACCTATCCTCAAGTTGCTATACCACTGTGGCGTGCAGCACTTGTTGAGGTTGTAATTACTGCTACTTTAATGGGTCTTATCTTTGCTCTGACTGATGATGGTAACGGCGTGCCTAAAGGAGCATTAGCACCATTACTTATTGGTTTATTAGTTGCCGTAATCGGCGCGGCAACTGGGCCTCTTACTGGTTTTGCAATGAACCCTGCAAGAGATTTTGGACCAAAAGTTTTTGCTTTTGTTGCAGGATGGGGTGAAATGAGTTTCACTGGCGGTAGAGATATTCCCTACTTTATTATTCCGATTGTTGCACCAATTATTGGGGCAATAATCGGTGGTGCAGGTTATCGTTATTTAATTACCAAAAACTTAGCAATACAAGACGTGAAATAG
- a CDS encoding PocR ligand-binding domain-containing protein, whose amino-acid sequence MKTKSDNLLESQGINKILHDFASSTGLAVVLVDIEGREVSESINFTDFCMRMRQHPELYSRCKNSDRCGGLEASKECKPCVYRCHAGLIDFSIPLEINGHLVGFVLCGQARVKNAVGLDDIQPVDKKWMQNADLAEDYEKIKVVDYAKLFSAADLLKTLVDDSIKKHMDFVVINDKYDIKSLFHSRESAHSYDGKIKKSVKYIEAHYFEDIRLEDVADHVFLSTHYFSKLFKKEIGIGFNSYVKQQRLQGAKKMLQYSDWSISRIAHNLGYSCSSYFCKVFRNSYGMTPQDFRNSILDEDS is encoded by the coding sequence ATGAAAACAAAATCAGACAATCTTTTGGAGTCGCAAGGTATTAATAAAATACTACATGACTTTGCTAGCTCAACAGGATTAGCAGTAGTTTTAGTTGATATAGAAGGGCGAGAGGTCTCAGAAAGTATCAATTTTACTGATTTTTGCATGCGAATGCGACAGCATCCAGAGCTGTACTCTCGCTGTAAAAATAGCGATAGATGCGGAGGCTTAGAAGCATCAAAAGAGTGTAAACCGTGTGTTTATCGGTGTCATGCAGGATTAATCGATTTTTCGATCCCGCTAGAAATCAATGGACATCTCGTCGGCTTTGTTCTTTGTGGTCAAGCTCGGGTAAAAAATGCTGTCGGTCTCGATGATATTCAACCAGTCGATAAAAAGTGGATGCAGAACGCAGATTTAGCTGAAGATTATGAAAAGATCAAAGTGGTCGATTATGCAAAATTGTTTTCAGCTGCCGATTTGCTTAAAACATTGGTAGATGATTCAATTAAAAAACATATGGATTTTGTCGTTATTAATGATAAATATGATATCAAAAGTCTTTTCCATAGTAGAGAAAGTGCACATTCGTATGATGGAAAAATAAAAAAATCCGTTAAATATATTGAAGCGCATTATTTCGAAGATATTAGACTAGAAGACGTTGCAGACCATGTTTTTTTAAGTACACATTATTTTAGCAAATTGTTTAAAAAGGAAATTGGTATTGGATTCAATTCTTATGTAAAACAGCAGCGACTTCAGGGTGCGAAAAAAATGTTGCAATATAGCGACTGGTCTATTTCTAGAATTGCTCATAACTTAGGTTATTCATGCTCTAGTTATTTTTGTAAGGTATTTAGAAATTCATATGGAATGACACCTCAAGACTTTAGGAATTCCATATTAGATGAGGATAGTTAA
- the fucO gene encoding lactaldehyde reductase, whose amino-acid sequence MSFALNLPKLSFAGVGAIEDAVAVLNQQPIKKVFIVTDKNLIKLGLLDKLTQELTSFSIEYVIYDEVTPNPTVTLVRNGLKKYQAEGCDCFIAVGGGSPVDCAKAIRVVASNEGDICKFNGVGKVTNPGAFFIAINTTAGTAAEMTSNSVITDEENKVKMVIIDGKQIPDIAVNDPTLMTGLPASVTAATGMDALTHAIEAYVTPGAHTLTKPTALEAIRLITKWLPAAVDNGSDIEARDNLACAQFLAGMAFNSAGLGLVHSMAHQPGATHNLPHGVCNAILLPVVSKFNAETGPEPFRAVAEAMSGNTFDLNDKQAADLAIDLICKLSVRVKIPSGFAELGVTESDFEGWIDKAMQDPCLPGNPRQPSPEEIMALYKQAL is encoded by the coding sequence ATGTCTTTCGCATTGAATTTACCAAAGCTGAGTTTTGCTGGAGTGGGAGCTATTGAAGATGCGGTTGCTGTTTTAAACCAACAACCGATTAAAAAAGTATTCATCGTTACCGATAAAAATCTAATTAAGTTGGGTTTATTAGATAAGTTAACTCAAGAATTAACGTCCTTTTCTATTGAATACGTTATTTATGACGAAGTAACACCAAATCCGACGGTTACCTTGGTACGTAATGGGCTAAAGAAATACCAAGCTGAAGGGTGTGATTGTTTTATTGCCGTCGGTGGTGGTAGCCCAGTAGATTGTGCTAAAGCCATTCGAGTTGTTGCCTCCAATGAGGGCGATATTTGTAAATTTAATGGTGTAGGTAAAGTGACTAACCCTGGTGCCTTTTTTATCGCCATTAATACAACCGCGGGTACTGCAGCTGAGATGACGTCAAACTCAGTTATTACTGATGAAGAAAACAAAGTCAAAATGGTGATCATTGACGGAAAACAGATCCCTGATATTGCCGTCAATGATCCAACTCTAATGACGGGGCTTCCTGCGAGTGTTACCGCTGCAACAGGTATGGATGCTTTAACTCATGCAATTGAAGCCTATGTAACACCAGGTGCTCATACCCTGACTAAACCAACAGCTCTAGAAGCTATTAGGCTCATTACTAAATGGTTGCCAGCCGCTGTTGATAACGGCAGCGATATCGAAGCGCGTGATAACTTAGCTTGCGCGCAATTTCTTGCAGGGATGGCTTTTAACAGTGCAGGTCTAGGACTGGTTCATTCAATGGCCCATCAGCCTGGTGCGACACATAACTTACCTCACGGTGTTTGTAACGCAATTTTATTACCAGTTGTTAGTAAATTTAACGCCGAAACGGGTCCTGAGCCTTTCCGCGCTGTTGCTGAAGCAATGAGCGGTAACACCTTTGACCTCAACGATAAACAAGCCGCTGACTTAGCTATTGATCTGATTTGTAAGTTATCGGTACGCGTTAAAATCCCTAGCGGATTTGCTGAATTAGGTGTGACGGAAAGCGATTTTGAAGGCTGGATAGATAAAGCGATGCAAGATCCTTGTCTACCTGGAAACCCAAGACAACCAAGCCCTGAAGAAATTATGGCGTTATACAAACAAGCACTTTAG
- a CDS encoding sirohydrochlorin cobaltochelatase, producing the protein MKFSNCLIEIVAKPTILLFLTVLLCFSSTVSSADSEPQKSAIVLAAFGTTYDSAVGSLIAIKQTVEEAYPNTLVKFAFTSNIIRKKWHSRKNDAQYRERHSEISEDLYDVKNVLGTLADLQNEGYKDIVVQTTLLSHGEEYIDLQNYVGALASIETLKKKWRPFSNIALGRPLMGTWGNKYEYRLDLEMLAKALREDINLAKQNGTALVYMGHGNDHLSTGLYYELSQLLNDMYPEVKSYVGVVEGHPDFDFILKKIKQDGVDSVTLKPLMVVAGDHATNDMAGDESDSWKVMLSNANIKVTAVFEGLGSKKAIQTIYLNHLKDAANDAGISLN; encoded by the coding sequence ATGAAATTCTCAAATTGTTTAATAGAAATAGTCGCTAAACCTACGATTTTGTTATTTCTTACGGTACTACTGTGTTTTTCTTCTACGGTATCCAGTGCTGACTCTGAACCACAAAAATCTGCCATTGTTTTAGCCGCGTTTGGTACAACCTATGACAGTGCTGTTGGCTCATTAATAGCCATAAAACAGACAGTCGAAGAAGCCTATCCCAATACGCTTGTTAAGTTCGCTTTTACTTCTAATATTATTCGTAAAAAATGGCATTCCCGTAAAAATGATGCTCAATATCGAGAGCGGCACTCTGAAATTTCTGAAGATTTGTATGATGTAAAAAACGTGCTTGGTACGCTAGCGGATCTGCAGAACGAAGGTTATAAAGATATCGTTGTACAAACGACTCTTTTGTCTCACGGTGAGGAATATATCGATCTTCAAAATTATGTGGGTGCACTTGCTTCTATAGAAACATTAAAAAAGAAGTGGCGTCCGTTCAGCAACATTGCACTGGGTCGTCCTCTGATGGGGACATGGGGAAACAAGTATGAATATCGTCTTGATCTGGAGATGCTTGCTAAAGCATTGCGAGAAGATATCAATCTAGCGAAGCAAAACGGTACCGCGCTCGTCTACATGGGACACGGCAATGACCATCTTTCTACGGGGCTTTACTATGAACTGAGTCAGTTACTTAACGACATGTACCCAGAAGTGAAAAGTTATGTTGGCGTAGTAGAAGGGCACCCCGACTTTGATTTTATTTTGAAAAAAATAAAGCAAGACGGTGTCGATAGTGTGACATTAAAACCTTTGATGGTAGTGGCAGGTGACCATGCAACTAATGATATGGCGGGAGATGAAAGTGATTCTTGGAAGGTCATGCTTTCGAACGCCAACATTAAGGTTACTGCCGTCTTTGAAGGGTTAGGCAGCAAAAAAGCAATTCAAACCATCTACCTTAATCATTTAAAGGATGCTGCAAACGATGCTGGCATCTCTTTGAATTAA
- a CDS encoding ABC transporter ATP-binding protein has protein sequence MHILTPDDFELESDVRDNKVLIDVKSLTRRFEKSTAVDDVNFSIRRGEICAFLGPNGAGKTTIIKMLTGLIAPTSGQISYQGEKYDPSQISLKKMIGVVPQHNNLDKELSLAENLYVHGLLYKMKGKQLNQAIVDSLAFAGLTEHKDKPAGKLSGGMKRKLVIVRALMHNPKILFLDEPTVGLDPLARRKMLSFLTKINRERACTIFLTTHYIEEAEKLSNRVIFIDQGKIVVEGTSQGLKKHIGRFVLDIEKEELEQEFFADREEAQARLMKLGNIPVSIRETTLEDVFVHITGTRLNNYV, from the coding sequence GTGCACATACTAACTCCTGATGATTTTGAACTTGAAAGCGATGTACGTGATAACAAGGTTCTTATCGACGTAAAATCACTTACTCGACGGTTTGAAAAAAGCACTGCGGTAGACGATGTTAATTTTTCTATCCGTCGAGGTGAGATATGCGCTTTTCTTGGCCCCAATGGCGCTGGAAAAACGACCATCATTAAGATGCTAACTGGGTTAATCGCCCCAACTTCAGGGCAAATTTCGTATCAGGGTGAGAAATACGATCCCAGTCAGATAAGTTTAAAGAAAATGATTGGTGTTGTGCCTCAGCACAACAATCTTGATAAAGAACTTAGTCTAGCTGAAAACCTCTATGTACATGGCTTGTTATATAAAATGAAAGGCAAGCAGTTGAATCAAGCGATTGTAGATAGCTTAGCATTTGCTGGTTTAACTGAGCACAAAGACAAACCTGCGGGCAAACTGTCCGGTGGTATGAAAAGAAAGTTAGTCATTGTAAGAGCGTTAATGCACAACCCGAAGATCCTGTTTTTAGATGAACCAACCGTTGGTCTCGATCCGTTGGCTAGACGGAAAATGCTGTCCTTTCTTACCAAAATTAACCGCGAGCGCGCATGTACTATCTTTTTGACCACTCACTATATTGAAGAAGCTGAAAAATTGTCAAACAGAGTGATTTTTATCGACCAAGGCAAAATTGTCGTAGAGGGTACTTCCCAAGGGCTTAAGAAACATATTGGCCGCTTCGTTCTGGATATTGAAAAAGAAGAATTAGAACAAGAGTTTTTCGCTGACCGAGAAGAGGCTCAGGCTCGGTTAATGAAGCTTGGCAATATACCCGTCAGTATAAGAGAAACCACATTAGAAGATGTCTTTGTTCATATCACTGGTACAAGGTTGAATAACTATGTTTAG
- a CDS encoding ABC transporter permease, protein MFSGVIGVYYREIMILRKKIVRVLLASAVPPFLYLMAFGYGVGKETVVDGVDYLTFLLPGLLAMSSMNYSYNIASEINISRFYLKIFEEYLLAPCQRWQIIVGEVLYGMTKGLIPVFMVSIYCVVSGIDLTFSMLFMLSLFLHLMAFALIGLIVALKMKNHRDQASMNAFIITPMMFLSGTFFPVEQMPMIIQILAAFSPLTYSAELIRSSMLSSSAFSFTSLIILLFLNIGLWFIANHIVKRVEA, encoded by the coding sequence ATGTTTAGCGGCGTCATTGGCGTTTATTATCGAGAAATAATGATTCTCAGAAAAAAAATTGTCCGTGTTTTATTGGCGTCGGCAGTTCCTCCTTTTTTATATTTGATGGCATTTGGTTATGGTGTAGGGAAAGAAACCGTGGTGGATGGTGTTGATTACCTCACTTTCTTGCTACCAGGTTTACTGGCCATGTCGAGTATGAACTACAGCTATAATATTGCTTCTGAAATCAATATTAGTCGCTTTTATTTAAAGATATTTGAAGAGTATTTATTGGCGCCTTGTCAGCGTTGGCAAATTATTGTGGGAGAAGTGCTTTATGGCATGACCAAAGGATTGATTCCAGTATTCATGGTCTCTATTTATTGTGTGGTATCTGGCATCGACTTAACGTTTTCAATGTTGTTTATGTTGAGTCTATTTTTGCACCTTATGGCTTTTGCACTTATCGGGTTAATTGTAGCGCTCAAGATGAAAAACCATCGAGATCAAGCCTCAATGAACGCCTTTATTATTACTCCAATGATGTTTCTCTCTGGGACGTTCTTCCCCGTGGAACAAATGCCAATGATTATTCAAATACTAGCTGCATTTTCACCGCTAACTTATAGCGCAGAACTTATTCGTTCCTCAATGCTATCGTCGAGTGCGTTTAGTTTTACCTCTTTGATTATTCTACTTTTTCTTAATATCGGATTGTGGTTTATCGCGAATCATATTGTGAAGAGGGTAGAAGCATGA
- a CDS encoding iron ABC transporter permease, whose protein sequence is MKLWLFAIFILTSFVSMLVGPHWINPFNMSIIESDILTELRMPRVLFSAIIGAMLGLSGSVYQLTLKNPLADSFTTGAASSSALGAVLAIALGVPVQFISVFAFATGITGLLMVYRMSLTAGRINPITMILAGVVMNIIASAIISFSKYYFEDSLNSIVYWLMGGIFMVSWERVATCVALFGLVFTYLHRNAMKLNVLALDEHSAQSLGINVNQLRTVVFVLSTLLVSVAVSFSGIIGFVGLIVPHISRSLFGSDMKNNMFYSSLFGAFLLMSSDTLSRVIIPGGAELPVGILTAVFGGVFFFYLLKRRRDHFWNG, encoded by the coding sequence ATGAAGCTGTGGCTATTCGCCATATTTATTCTAACAAGCTTTGTTTCTATGCTTGTGGGACCTCATTGGATTAATCCTTTCAACATGTCGATAATCGAAAGCGATATATTGACGGAGCTCAGAATGCCACGGGTTCTTTTTTCCGCCATTATCGGTGCAATGTTAGGACTAAGCGGTAGTGTGTATCAATTGACGCTTAAAAACCCATTAGCCGATAGTTTTACTACTGGCGCAGCTTCTTCATCAGCACTAGGTGCAGTATTAGCCATCGCGTTAGGTGTGCCAGTGCAGTTCATTTCAGTATTTGCTTTTGCGACTGGAATTACCGGGTTATTGATGGTCTACCGTATGTCTTTAACTGCTGGTCGAATCAATCCGATTACCATGATTTTAGCGGGTGTTGTGATGAATATCATTGCGTCCGCGATAATTAGCTTCTCTAAGTATTATTTTGAAGACTCATTGAACTCCATTGTTTATTGGTTAATGGGCGGCATCTTCATGGTGAGCTGGGAAAGAGTAGCAACCTGTGTTGCGTTATTTGGGCTGGTGTTCACTTATTTACATAGAAATGCCATGAAATTAAACGTCCTCGCCTTAGATGAGCACTCAGCGCAGAGCTTAGGTATTAACGTAAACCAACTTAGAACAGTGGTGTTTGTACTGTCCACATTGTTGGTTTCTGTTGCGGTGAGCTTCTCTGGCATCATTGGTTTTGTTGGGCTTATTGTTCCTCATATTTCACGAAGCTTGTTTGGCAGCGATATGAAAAACAATATGTTTTATTCCAGTCTATTTGGTGCCTTCTTACTGATGTCCTCAGACACCTTATCAAGAGTGATTATTCCGGGCGGAGCAGAGTTACCAGTGGGTATCTTAACAGCGGTATTCGGTGGCGTTTTCTTCTTCTATCTTTTAAAACGACGTAGAGATCATTTCTGGAATGGCTGA
- a CDS encoding ABC transporter ATP-binding protein has protein sequence MADIQIKNLSYQRAEFALNIDSLNIRSGEKVALMGENGCGKSTLINLMAGLNEANTESIFYQNERLEKISHSKRAGLFSVLPQFSDISFPFSVFEVVLLGRFAKLTGVDFNQVDRENSLNLMKLLDLDHYAQRSFSDLSGGEKRRVMIARVLNQEAPIIYLDEPNSSLDIRHTLQIFEHLTQLSHTVISSVHDVNLAYRYFDRFLFFKNGNLIFDVTRDEVTSPLLEEVYDVSVSIDTHSFSFCP, from the coding sequence ATGGCTGATATTCAAATTAAAAACCTTAGTTATCAACGAGCGGAATTCGCACTCAATATTGATTCTCTAAATATTCGTTCGGGAGAAAAGGTGGCGTTGATGGGGGAAAATGGTTGTGGCAAAAGTACTTTGATTAACTTGATGGCCGGATTAAACGAGGCGAATACGGAATCCATCTTTTATCAAAATGAACGGCTGGAAAAAATTAGCCATTCTAAGCGAGCAGGTTTGTTTTCGGTGTTGCCACAGTTTTCCGATATATCCTTCCCCTTTAGTGTTTTCGAGGTGGTGTTGTTAGGTCGATTCGCGAAGCTGACCGGTGTGGATTTTAATCAGGTTGATAGAGAAAACAGTTTGAACTTAATGAAGTTGTTGGACCTAGATCATTATGCTCAGCGCAGCTTTTCCGATTTGTCTGGTGGCGAAAAGCGTCGGGTAATGATTGCAAGGGTTCTCAATCAAGAAGCTCCGATTATTTATTTGGACGAGCCGAACTCCAGTTTAGATATTCGGCATACTTTGCAGATTTTTGAGCACTTGACGCAGCTTTCCCACACCGTGATTTCGTCAGTGCACGACGTGAATTTAGCCTATCGATATTTCGATCGATTTCTTTTTTTTAAAAACGGTAATCTGATTTTCGATGTCACTCGAGACGAAGTGACCAGCCCATTACTTGAGGAGGTATATGATGTTTCGGTTTCTATTGATACTCATAGCTTTAGTTTCTGTCCCTAG
- a CDS encoding ABC transporter substrate-binding protein, which translates to MMFRFLLILIALVSVPSSYGYDKIVLLAPAAGDILIKLDARNKVVGITRSNEDFPQAMKIGSHIKPNIELIKGLAPDLIVISSNRFFSDHLAEKVGADVIRYDPSNLEGILTGIERFGVLLERESQAEQLIQKLTQISDQLQPVTEVPSVVYEITESPYIIAGRGNIINDIIRVAGGKLVAPADRKLLKFNIESVLIEDPDYYLYQVGPMNKNPTPPSDRPNFTMLNSRVVQVNQLEFSRANTKTFTLALELNQLFRQ; encoded by the coding sequence ATGATGTTTCGGTTTCTATTGATACTCATAGCTTTAGTTTCTGTCCCTAGCTCTTACGGATACGACAAGATAGTACTGCTGGCTCCAGCCGCTGGCGATATCCTCATTAAACTTGATGCTCGGAATAAAGTTGTGGGTATTACTCGTAGTAATGAAGATTTTCCTCAGGCGATGAAAATTGGTTCTCATATTAAGCCAAATATAGAGTTGATTAAGGGTTTAGCCCCCGACCTTATAGTGATTAGTTCTAATCGGTTTTTCTCAGATCACCTTGCTGAAAAAGTGGGGGCAGATGTTATTAGATATGACCCATCAAACCTTGAAGGCATCCTTACCGGGATAGAACGATTTGGTGTTTTACTTGAAAGGGAATCACAAGCAGAACAACTCATTCAAAAATTGACACAGATAAGCGACCAATTACAACCAGTAACCGAAGTACCAAGTGTGGTTTACGAAATTACCGAAAGTCCTTACATCATTGCAGGTCGTGGCAACATTATAAATGACATTATTAGGGTAGCGGGCGGAAAGCTTGTCGCACCGGCTGATCGTAAATTGTTGAAATTCAACATAGAAAGCGTGTTGATAGAAGACCCTGATTATTACCTTTATCAGGTTGGGCCTATGAACAAAAATCCAACGCCACCGTCAGATAGACCCAATTTTACCATGTTGAACAGTCGCGTGGTGCAGGTGAATCAACTGGAGTTTTCGAGAGCAAACACCAAAACATTTACGTTGGCGTTAGAACTTAATCAGTTATTTCGCCAGTAG